tgacatgactgatCTCCCAAACATTTAAGTATTGTTTGACCAACATAGAATTTTCTCAGTTGATCTTAACGGAACCACATACCCTCCATTATACAGGTATTTGTGAAACAAACTGCCATGACTTTTCCAATACTTTCTGGGTTGATTTATTTTCCCCAAATTTCTCCAGGGCAGGATATTGCTATTGTACGTTTTTCATGACCATACGAACCCTGTATTATTCTTTATAAGTAGAATAGCCTACCTGAGGGCCAGGCCCCATGGGTCCCATGCCTCGAGGGCCGCCAATTCTCTGCATTGACCCCAAGTTAGGATGGCCTGGAGGGCGAAAGGAAAATtataaaaagagagaagacaggAAATAACTTCTCTACTGAAGGTGTAGTATGTAGCTTATGTAGGCACACCTTGTGGTCGTGTTGGGTCCATGTTGGGCAGCATGGGATGAGGACCCGGTCCTCCACCTGGTGGCTATCGAGGATAAAAGACAGAGAATCAATAAGTACCTGCAGTTTTAAATGCATGCTATGTATTCTGCACccaatgtgtgtttgtctatgtgtgtgtttgtgtgagctcTACCTGGTTGGCCATCCTGATGGGGGGACCTCTCGGGCCTCCAGCAAAGCGAGGCGACATGAAAGACTACAACAGAAACAACATTGCTCCATGAGATTTAAATAAAGACATGACATGAATCTCTCAAAATGCAGAACCATTTCTTGTCTGTGTGAATATTGAAAGCAGCATTAAGCATTAAGCTGAGACGGATGCCAAAGCATGAAGCACCAGCACTGAGAACCGGCGTTCCCAAATGACTGCAGATagccaaaacagaaaaaacagagagaaagagggagagggagtgtTACCTGACTGTGAGGTCCCATCATACTGTTAGGGGGAGGAGGCTGAGGGTGAGGAGAGCCCTGGGGACCAGGAGGACCCTGTGGCATCGCACAAAATAAAGAGCCAAggaggaagacagaggagggagagaggggaggatgacaccaagagagaaagagggagcgagaaacagaagtgacaaaagaggggcagagagagaagcaggGTTACTGCAGGGCAGAGGACAGTTGGAGTGCAAGAACCAAAGTGTGGcgcaaaaaaagtacaaaaataagaTGCTCATTTTCATGTACCAAACACagtaagagagagagactgagcgGAGAAGAGCAAGCAAATGACTTAGCCTTGAAtgagagaaaagagacagagagatggagaggatgTGTGCTCTTTTGCCTGTCAGTCAAGTCATCAAGAAGCCTGCTGCATGCAGCATGTTATCAGTGCTAATTTCCCTGAATTAACAGTGTCAATTAAGCTCTATGCAATTAGCTTTATAACAACACTAAACACCGGCACTGTGTCGCTAATGTTGCTGATCTGACAGAGAGTGAGGGGTCTAATTGAGCCTCCTCCAATGGATTCTGATATGGaaagtatgagtgtgtgtgcgttcaTGTAtcaatgtcaaaatgtctttccTGATATTAACATGATCACATAATGAGTCATGCCTTTGTGGCTTCTAGTACATAATAAGCTGGTGGTTTGGTCTAGTGGAGGCAGAGCAACACTGCAATTTTATGTCACCTCTTAGAGCCAGTTCCACACAGTTGCCTGCCAAGAGTTTATCCTCATGAGATATTGATTTACAGTAGGTGCTGCACCTTTCGATTTCTCCATTAGGGAAAATGGCCAGGCCACGCCTGCCTGTTTACAGCACTGGAGGGGCCCGAGCAGACAGAACGTCTATGATGTTTACTACAAGCTCGCTGAGCAGAGTGgagcaaaacaaaagacaaaagcagtCTAGACACCAATGGAGACCTACAACTCCAGGAGATATACAAAACCCTGACAACATTTTACAAAGCTGGAGCCTGCAGACGTGCAGCTTAGAAAATGATCTATCCATTAAATAATCTGTCCATCCACTAGATATTAATTTTGGTAACTGATTATGAAGTGATTTATCAagtgaaaatagtaaaatgtgGGGGTGAAGTTGATTTAAGAGTATTCCTAACAGTAACAGACAGTATAAGTAATTAGAATTGATAGGATTTTAATGCCATTATTGATTATGGTTTATGGCCGGATTCTTCATTGAAACCCTTATTGATTCCTGATCAATTTTCTGTGTTGAAAAAAAGTAGGCCTGCACAGGTTTTACGTGTCAGTGCACCTGTTTTTTATATCTCTAAGTCCGAACACACTGTGGATCAAATGAGAAAATATTACGGCATTGAATTTCATTTAGCTAAGCCTGCATGCATGGTGCTACTGTTATGTTATTATGACCTAGGACATTTAGCCTTGGTAATGGACATGCTACTCAGCTGCGGAACTAGTGTGCAGAGTCTCAGATACATGGCATTCCTACATTTTGGGCCCATGTTGCATGAAaagatgtttcagcatattgCTAGCATTTCCACCTTAATGTTACAGACATTAAAAGCACCGCTGTTGTCATCTTTCTTTGTGAAATGTAGCTGCGCTTTGGACCTCATCTTCCTCTCCAGCAAGACTCCTTGTTGCAAGTTTCTAGTATGACGTCATTATTTTGTGATGCGCAACTGTCAAAAAAGCACGCTGGCATCGATAGAGGAATTGATAAGCTTGGAGGTAACAATTCCAATAAATTAGGCAATGTGACGCCGGTATAGCAACGGTATAAAACCGTCAATACTGTCGCACTATCAGTGATTTGCTGACCTGGAAAAAGCCGGGTGGCATGGGTCCTCCTGGCATGCCTTCACCAGGGGGAATCCCTCCCATCACAGGActgggagctgctgctgcactctaagaaaaaaaaaaacagaaaacagcaacattataACTTCCGAATGTGAAGCACGTGATAAAGTGTCTAGTTAAGACTGAAGTGCATCCTCAGTACACATGTGGAACGTTAACATGCAGACGAAATGTTATTGTTGGAAATCTATTTTATCCTGTCATGACCACAGCTCTTGGCACAGCTGGCTGCAGGAGGAGTGCATCTGAGGAATCAAATATTCTCCTGGACTAACTCAGTGATGCAGGCTAAACCTGCGTCAGCTGTCATTCTGAATCAGTAAATGTGCTTTATGTGATCAGGCTGTATGACCTTAGTCCAGGCTTCTGACTTAAATTGAGATTAATTTCCATGTAATTACTGTTTAAACATCATTTAAGCCTCCTTGACTCATCttaaaagagaaagaaacagagagcaCCAACATGCATCTGTACGCCTGCATCATTTGTGAAAGGGGTGTTAATGGGTACCTTATTGAGGCGTCTGTGCCCTGCTAATCCAGGATCCAGTGGATCAGATAAGTATCAGTGGGATTCACTGAGTCAGTGGCTCCAAAGTGCTGCTACACAGCAGGGGCTTGCTGGGCTGATTTCCTGCTCAAACCGCAGCCCTAATTCACTAATGTGCCATTTGCTTCGGTCACACACTCCTAATTGACTGAGTTTTTCTTCCCTGTAGCCGAGGCAATCTGAGATGGGCTAATGTCTTCAGAGCTGTGGGGTTTAGCTTCAAAGAACGGCTGCACAACGAGAGAAGCTCCTTCAGTCCCATTTCTTAATGCGCAAACAGGCCATGATTACTACAAGGATGGATGTACCAGCAcctgcgcgcgcgcacacacacacacacacacacacacacacacacactctgtccaGAGCTCTACAGACATCACTGGTCAATAGCCAACACACTCCCTGGTATCGACTGCTCCTTCCCTAATTATATCTGCTCAGGCTGCCACTGCAGGGTCACTGTGAAATACCTCAGCAGGGAGAGAAGTGAGGCCACAGAGGGAAGTCACGTCTCATCAGGCCCCACCACCACtgggacacacactcacacacacacacacacacacacacacacacacacacacacacacacacacacacacacagacagcctgtAAATCCAGTTTCTTTACTAAAATAAACAGCTGTAAATGTGAATGAGAAGAAATTTTCTGGAGATTCCAGTTGATCCACAGACCAAATTTGCACTCCAAGTACTTGCTCACCCATCTTGACCAGTTACTCTCAACTACCCAGCTCATTTACGTAGAAATGGTTGCTCTCAGAATTTGGTCAATCTGTGTATGAATACATTTTAACTAAGCCTCAAAGTTCACttaattttcagtgtttaagaTACAAATGTCATATAACATACTTCTAGTCCGGTAATGACTCCCTCAAATTCACAGCCTGTTGAGCACCTTCTTAAAAAAATAGCTCACATACCCGGAGAGCCATTAAACTTGATCCCACTAAGGTGCAAGCAGCATGTACATGTTTGGTGACCTGACTGGTCTGTGATGCTTTTTTCAAAAGCAGAAGTGCTCGCTCAGTGAAGACAGTTTCTACTTTTCTCTTAAGATTTTAATTTGTGTCCTCAAGTGCCCGCAGACAACACCAGACTTTTATTCTGCAGGGCCACTCTGTAATTAATACTCATAAAACAAATGTTACCTTTTTTCcagaccacagacacacacgacaCAGAATATGTTGATTTAACAAAAGCACACCCATACACACGGTCATAATAAATGCATTGTGAATCCAGGAAGACGCGACACTCTCTTAAGGTGAAATAATGCAAATGACATTTCTCAGCATCACACACTGTGCACCAGAGTTGTCATATCTCTGAAGTATAACGTGCAGCTTTCAGTAGGATTCACCAGTGCATCAACTGTGCCATTTTCAACCATATCCAATctgcacatttatttattcacttgGTTTCTTATGACATGAGGGAACATTCACGGTAAAGGTCTCATGACTTGCAACCCAAGTCTGAATACTGCTGTATTCACCAGGCCTTGAGTAGGACATCATGGAGGCCAAAAGGCAAAACGTGTTGGTCCAACAATCATTCTGTATACTGCAAGCGTTGCTGGAGTTTAACCTGCTCGGACGTTTTCCTTCACCATGCACCTTGGAAGTAGATGAAGTTGTGCCAGAGATCCCTACACCGCTTCAAATATACAGTATTATACAGTATCTCTTTTCTCCACTAAATCATCTGACCGAGATATTTAAAAGCATTTCCAGTGACTCGCCCTCTTTACATCAAATTATTATTAACAGATATCATTTTGGCTTTTAATCTAATGTCAAAGTGAGCGCCATATTGGGAGTGTATACTAAACTGTTCAAGATCAGCACTGCATGGAGAAAATTTCACTAAATCATCTGCATTTATAAAACACTACCTGTTCTGCAAGAATAACTGCCCAGACAACTCATCCCTATGCAAGTCAAACAAGATCCCACCCTGCATGACACAGATACTGACTTGTAAAGAATCACCCAGCAATAACTTCTAACCTATAAGGCCTAACAGGCACGCCAACACAAAAGGATTGTGGGGAAATACTAAAATAGTTTTAGAAGAATGGCCAGACGCATAAAGGGCGGGAGACATCTCTTATTATTTTCAGGGAACGTGGCGGGTGAGGAGCTGTTTCTGTCCGGTGCCAGTGTTCTTGTAATTTATTTAACACTCAACAAGTTTGCGAAACAAGTAATGTTTTAGTTATCAAATCACGCATGAAAGCATTGGCATAAATGCTAAACTGTAAACAGTCACAGATTCAAATACTTCATCTGCAGATTATTGTCACTGGCTCGATCCACATGAAAGCATCTTTCAGACGCATGTAACCCTTTATGTGCCTAACCCTGCAACTGCTTTCATTCACAACAAAGCCATACCAGCATTTTCCGTGAAATATTACTCGGTCTTGAGGTGGGAAATTAGTAGCGCAGATTTTCCTGAACATCGACGTCTCCATCCATTCACACATGACCCCACGGAGGACGTGTTCCTTAACATTTCAGGGATAGGCTGCATGTGTAAAAGGGTCTATGTGACATTCTGGGAAGAGTACTAGCCAGAGCTTTAGGCTCATTGTTATCATTactattttactgttttatacGTTATGTTTTATGGTTTATTCAAGAACTACAAGCACTTCTTTTGCTAGAAAAGAGACACTTCGCAAGACCTTATTCTGCACTCAGGAAAATCAACATTAAAAGTAAACTGCATGTAGACCTTTTCATTGCCTTTCTGTTGCTAGGGGAACCGCTTTGGCTACTATTCATTTCCTGTCAGCTACAGCATTAACAAACAttgcaacaggaaatacaaagaggCCCGTGCAGATTGTTTATGTTACGTGAGAGAACCATAAATTTCTGCCATCAAGAATTTCATGAGTCACTTGTACTATTTGCATTATATGGTAAAGGAGTTGGTTCTGTCCCCTTTTCAAAATTCACTGTTAAGTAGTGTTAAGTAGAAGTTATCTTAATCTAGCATTCGTGTGTTTTAGATCTCGAAAGGGGGCTGTGCCTAATTTTAGACTTCACTATTATATTTTTAAGTACAATGAAGTTCCCAGTGACATGAATACAAGTTGTATAATATTCTCAATAGATGTATTATTAAAAGGTATACTAAAATGTGAAGACGCATACAAAAGTTATCGTCTTAATCATTACTCAccacccactagaagtgtgagatggtgtatttatctgcagatacATTCCCCTcagcctgtattttcttattttgctatgTTCAGGACAGGCTAAATACAGCAGGATAGGTTGCAACCTTTTGGCATGTGTAGGTGCGCATGCAGTGTGTGGCCCCTAGCCAATAacagcaaacagaaaacaaaaattgCGGACACAGCAGACAAAGCTTGTTCCAAAaccagagtgaatctggggctgATTTCACTCTGACTTCATTGGCAGGCACTAAAGGAGAAGATGGTAAGCAACAGAGTGTTGGCCTGTTTTCTTTTGGACAGGTAGGTACTGGTGGATAGTTAGCTTACGAAAGTACCGGCTTTGCATGACCACAATAGCGGCATGCAGTCTATGTACAAACTATGTATTAAGGAATGGCCAAATTTGAATGCTGTGATTACAAACAGTGAGCGACAATTCCTTTACAGTACACCTTTAAAGCTCATTTCTAAAGATATTCATCCTCATTCTGATAGCATTCAAATAGCATATGAATTGCCACTCCTAAAGGACTAACAAAACTTTGCATCAGTAGTGAGTTCTTAAACTCCAGAAAAGTGTGTGTAAACATTCCTGACGTAACAAGCGAAAGacgttacttttttttatagttaaaatattgatgtACAGTATATGGCTGGTTTCATTGTGGTATACATTCATGCAACCACACTGTCTCGTCCCTTCATAGTGAAACAGCAACTGCAGGTTGTTTGTTCTTCTACCCTTAAGTAGCCCATTCTTGGAATGAGGCCTGCAAAGAAATAATCAAGTAAAACAAAGCTGCATTCACGGTATTGAGTCATAAAACAATGTCAACAATCCACATAGCTTCAGAAACTGAAAAGCAACTTGCGAGGCGGGTTCCCGGCCATGTTATGTTAAATCTTATCATGTCTAAAGCCCACAGCTGTGCTTGCTGGAGTGTCCCAAAGAGCATGATGCTGCTTTCGGTCTGAACGAGCCACGTCTGTGCACAGAGTCTCTGGTACAGGAAAGGGGCAGATGTCTCAGTCCTGCCCCGGGCCATGAGGCTCTTGTCTGGGGCCTACCATACAACTTCCCAGGGGACCTCTTTTAAGACAGACTACCCCCACCCGACGTGATTcagcgtgtatgtgtgtgtactcagGAGCACACGAGCAATTCCAGACAAACAAATTTCCCCTGAAATTCTCAAATCACTGAAGGAGGTTACAAAAGGCCAGAGTGGCGGCAGATGTGCTTGTGCtctctttacaaaaacaaagagagagggagaggggaacACATAGGGGGGAGAGAAAGACGGAAAGAGAGTAGAGGGCGAGGATGACCAAGAGGTTGGCTGAGGTAACCATGAAAAAGCAATGGTATACACAGAGAGAAGGGGATGAAGGAGAAATGATTTTGGGGGGGAGGGTTGGGCTGCAGCACAGACCACCCAACAGCCAGCTCCTGACCTAGCATGCTCTTAACAGCCTCACTTCTTCCACTGGAACCAGCGCTCAAAAGAAACCAGCCCCTATGTTTAGCTTGTAAATGTTTAACCATCAATCAACATCATAAAACCCACTCTGGATCCTGACTggatgctctctctctctccctctctagtTACTTCTAGCAGGTCCCTTccacttctcctctccctcctctcttcctccccaaCCTCCCTCCTCTTTTGATTCCCTCCGCTCCTCGGCGGTGGTGGATGCTGGGCATATGCCACAGTGCCACTCCCCTTTCCTTTTTCCAATCTACCCCTTAGCTCTGTGACAGCCATCAATCAGCCGCTGACGCCATGGCGACGGGGCCCCTCGGGGAGCGTTCGTCAGCGTGAATACGCCGGGGGCTTTACGAGCACTGCTGGCTAACAGAGCAGCACTCACCTCCCCCACACCTAGACAAAGGCTAGGGTCCAAGGACTCAtactgtccacacacacacacacacatatatacacacacttgcCTGACCCCCAACATCCACAAATGAACACAAGGAGAACCAACGTCAGAGCGAAGGGCAACCACAAGATGTCGGGGAGAGCCAACCACGCTGAAACTCTCAAAGCTCCTCCgccacagcagcacacactgcCCAGGCTGACGATTCACTGTTGCCTCATTTGCTTAATGTTTTCCATATTATGAAAATAGTCACAGTCAAATCATGCGCTGCAATCTAACATCTTATTATGTGATGTTTAATCTTTCAAAACTGATGAGAGGATGTTTCTTCATTATATTacaagagaaattaaaaaacaattaaagaaAAGTTATttagctattattattattggagTTTTGAAATTTGAGACACTTTTCTACAATTAAGATACAACcacacaagacaaaaacatcCAACCCAAACAAGCAACCTAAATCTCTTTAAGATACTGCAATAAATTGCTACGATGTCGGCCAGTGACTTAAAGCTGGTGACAAACAAAATGCACTCCTTTGTCTACACGAGTTAGAATTATAAGCAATGGGGTTATTGAAAAGGGCAGAGCCACGCTGTAGCCTCTCTCCTGGCTCCCAGGTCACCTGCCAGATCAGGAGGCCTGTTACCCTGACAACCCTATCTGCCAAGAGCAGGACCAACATCTCCGTTTTAACCCCTTCCTGTCTTGCACATCCCCAACCTGCCCACAAACTGTGCTGTGTATCTGTCATGCAGAGAGGTCTCCTTAACCCTTAATGTCTTTCACTGGCTGATAAAGCAAAACCTGATTagtattttttgtttaattcaCATCAGCTACAGGATGAAACACAAGTATGGGAACAGCAGAAGCATCTGACCAGCAGCTTGCGCTTTCTTTGATACTTGTGAGGCTCTTTTTGAATGCTGACTCAAAGCTGGAAACAATGTAGCACATGAGAAAGAGCGTTATCTCTAAAGTGGCGTAATTATCAATGCAAAACACCCATACATGCAAATATGAAAGTGCTATGATAAGAGGAGCAATGTGCTACCGAACAATGTACTTGTCCTGAGCAGTGTTTGATTAATGTTGGATCCAAGATTGCCTTTACAGTTCTTCAATTTCAAATCCATTAGGGATTAAGTCACTGCAGACATGTTTCAATACATACTTGAGCTAACGCACATCAGAGCAGCTCTAGGTCTCTGTCAAAAATCAAGCTGTGTGTATacagtctcagaagttgtgcAGAACACACAGCAGTTTCTTTTTCATCTTCACAAGTGAGGCGGGGAGCTTGAGCGTGGTGTGGATAGAGAGGGAGCGCTCGACAGGTCTGACTCAGGACATGCTGACATCAGCATCATTTTCCCAGAAGCCTATAAAGCTCACTGTTGGGCGCATCATTCGACCCACCGACAGTGCAAGATGACCGATCGTAAAttcaggagaagaaaaaaaaaaaaagatactttCCCAAATTGCATTAGGTAGTCAAACACATAAAGGTGCAGTGGGCAGAATAAAATGGCTTATATATCTGATAAAATGTGCAAAACGTAccaaagaaagcaaaaaaaagcagaaatcaGTTGGACACGATTTTTGAGTGAATCATGCTCATTCTTCAAGCTGAAAGGGAATCACAATAACCTCAAGCTGTATCACTCTTGAAGTGGAATGTGGGAGATTTTGTCAGGACTCGAGTGTTGACAAACAGAGATTATAAGCACTTTGCTCTGATAGCgctaaccaaaaaaaaaaaaaaaaaaaaaaaaaaaaactgactcaTTGCACAACCCGAGTTGGAGGTGCATGATTTGCACCACTTCTTAGCCTTGAGAACAAAGTTGTTGTCTTCTTTAGCAGAGAAGACAGGAGCAATACGTGCAACAGTTCCCGTGTAAGCACTACTCACGTAATCATGGAAGGCTTTCGCTTCGCTGGAGTGGTCACATGTCTCTCTCCTCTCCGGTGCAGCACAATACAAGTCCCAGAATACACTGTGGACAAGACAGGTCATGAAGCAAACAAAACCACACAAACAACCCCTGGACATGTTTACCCGTAGACGAGACCCTTATCACTTACCACCACCAGGAATGTAGGAATCCAGGGGGTTCTCCAAGTGTTATGTTTTTCTCCCATCGGATCTAGGAAAGGGAGATTTTAATAATTATCCATGGGTGTCAGTTATTGTTGTTCCTAAAAGAGCACATGCAATACATTTACATAAGAGcgttaaaatataaaatggacATTAAAATATGAGTGAACTTTTACCCAAAATTCCACATACCTCTGATAAAAAGGTCTGTGCAGACTTCTGTGCTCCTATGTGCAACAAATACTCATACACGTACAGAGCCAACCTAAGTGAAAAACacataattacatttaaaaaacatgacaaaataaacGTCAACCAGCAGATTAAATCTTCTTCAACGGGCACACTGAGTGACTAGAGTCGGGTACAGGCCCTCTGAACAATGGCTGCCAAATAGCCTATGCCAAAAAATTAAATGGGGACTGTGAAACCAAGCCAGGACCTGGGCAAGATTCACTACAATGAGGAGGTTAAAAGAAAGTGCTAAAGCAACAGCATAATTCAACATCGTGATGTGAAGAAAAagccaccagcctgctgtgtaTTAGCTAGGGTACAGTATCCTGGTGGCACTGATGGGGCTGAGGGAAATAAAAACGGAGCCTATCCAGAGCGCAACAGAGAAAACAATGTACTGTGTAGCAAGGCGATGTTATTGTTTTCTCCTCCCCGTGCTCGCGACTGAATAACCGCAAAAAATATGACACAACGGCCGGTTAAAACACAACCAAACTGAACTGGAAATCGTTAAGTGGAGGTGTAAAGACACGGCAAACAGCCAAAGATAGCAGAAACACAGCGCAGGGGAGGAATGGCGAGCAGACAAGGCGgttcattcaattcaattctcGGTAGGAGGAAATCGCCTCTTGCTAGCCCGTCCAGCGAACAACAGAGAGCAAGAGGGAACAACTTACGCGGcagaaaatacacaataataaaCGTTTCTGAGCTTACTTTTCTCGCGCCTGGCCGTCCGACGGCACCGGGGTGCCTTTGCCTTTGGGGAACATTGTTTTGTGTGGGAGGACGACCgccttctctttcttttttttcgcTATTTCATCTGTCAGATCATCGCGGCCGCGACCCTCTCGCACTCCAACCGCACTCCTCCTCAACCCGACGACTCAACCGAGCCTGGTCCGGGGGGAAGAGGCGGGGCCAGCCGTGACTGACGCTGTGAGCAGCCAATGGGAGCACGCCATTCGCCTTAAGGTCTGCCTCGTCGTGctttgagtttgttgttttgctgttgaaAGCTGCGATATCGATGAGCGGAATTTAATGGAGATTATTTAATAGTTCCCCTGTTGATTCTGACCTTCTGATAAATTAATCAAAGTGTGATTAATTTTCTTTAACTATTAACTTTCTTCTTTTCAAAACAGCAATCTACAATAAAAGACTGATAAACAGGAAAGCATCCACAATTTAAGAAATATTTATAATCTAAAATTATATATTAGTTATGATATATAATCATCAAAGTATGAGTCCCTTAACAaggttttctttcctttttttaaaagcaaagtttgtatttcttttgacccttcatttaatgtttttaaccaGCAGTATTAATTTTATTAGATACATTCAGACAATATCTTTGACTTATTAAATAAAATGGGCCTTCATATCAAAATAttcctttattaaaaaaaaagatatgatatgatatatattCACCAAACCTCTTTTTGACCAACAGATTGGAGGTTAAAGGCAAAGTTTATATTTCTTTTGACTcttcatttaatgtttttaatcacCAGTATTACTTTTATTAGATACATTCAGACAATATTTTTGACTAATTGAATAATCTTGGTCTCCATATCAAAatattcctttattttttaaacatattttaagcTGTTAAGTGTACTAATTATGAGCAAGAGCAACTAGGTTTTACTTCAGTAgagccaaaataaataaataaaataaaataaaataaaataaaattaaattaaattaaattaaattaaattaaattaaattaaattagaataAAATAGTAGTCATTATTTAGGGTAGAGTAAACTTTGTTTTCCCTTcataagaaataataataatatgtataGTCCTATGATACATagcaaatcaataaaaaaaatcccaagtACTCCATGAAATCAAAAAAAGAACTAGATAAGTGGGTTCCCAGAAGAAATCATTGTTGCTTCgtattttaaagaaaattttattttaaagaagaGTTTTTAACTTTTCAAAGGTCACTTAAGTAtggaatacatttaaaaactctTATATAGACTTACTGAAGCCAGTTgaagataaataaatgtattttaaaataatataaatgaataaaataaaataacgtaaaataaaataaatgaataatgaaaaCTTGAACACATAAACAAATGTTAACAAACACTGTCTACAGTTTTTCAAGTAGCTATTCATAAAAGTTTGCATcgttgttttatttaaataagtGTATGCACAACATGGTTTCTGCAGTTCCACCTTAAAAAAGTGTGGACGCCAGTAGCCAGTACAGGGGGatggtctctctccctctctccctccctccagtGGTCAAACTGTTAAGTAAcgtagcgtgtgtgtgtgtgtgtgcgtgtgtgtgtgtgtgtgtggttataaAGTTGTTGAGGAATGGGTGAAATGAAAAGCGGTCCGTGCTGCAGGCTGATGATTCTCAGCCGGTGTTAATGTTTTGGAGCCGACGCCGGTTCACTGGCACTGGAAG
This sequence is a window from Epinephelus lanceolatus isolate andai-2023 chromosome 6, ASM4190304v1, whole genome shotgun sequence. Protein-coding genes within it:
- the ssbp3b gene encoding single-stranded DNA-binding protein 3b isoform X2, which translates into the protein MFPKGKGTPVPSDGQAREKLALYVYEYLLHIGAQKSAQTFLSEIRWEKNITLGEPPGFLHSWWCVFWDLYCAAPERRETCDHSSEAKAFHDYSAAAAPSPVMGGIPPGEGMPGGPMPPGFFQSFMSPRFAGGPRGPPIRMANQPPGGGPGPHPMLPNMDPTRPQGHPNLGSMQRIGGPRGMGPMGPGPQNFGGGMRPPHNTMGPGMPGVNMGPGTGRPWPNPNNANSMPYSSPSPGAYGGASGGGGPPGTPIMPSPADSNNSGDNLYTMINTGPGNRNNFPMGPGSDGPLGAMAGMEPHHMNGSLGSGDLDGMNKNSPNNLSGISNPPGTPRDDGELSGNFLHSFQSENYSPTMTMSV
- the ssbp3b gene encoding single-stranded DNA-binding protein 3b isoform X1; its protein translation is MFPKGKGTPVPSDGQAREKLALYVYEYLLHIGAQKSAQTFLSEIRWEKNITLGEPPGFLHSWWCVFWDLYCAAPERRETCDHSSEAKAFHDYSAAAAPSPVMGGIPPGEGMPGGPMPPGFFQGPPGPQGSPHPQPPPPNSMMGPHSQSFMSPRFAGGPRGPPIRMANQPPGGGPGPHPMLPNMDPTRPQGHPNLGSMQRIGGPRGMGPMGPGPQNFGGGMRPPHNTMGPGMPGVNMGPGTGRPWPNPNNANSMPYSSPSPGAYGGASGGGGPPGTPIMPSPADSNNSGDNLYTMINTGPGNRNNFPMGPGSDGPLGAMAGMEPHHMNGSLGSGDLDGMNKNSPNNLSGISNPPGTPRDDGELSGNFLHSFQSENYSPTMTMSV